One Vibrio taketomensis DNA window includes the following coding sequences:
- the ruvC gene encoding crossover junction endodeoxyribonuclease RuvC, translated as MSIILGIDPGSRITGYGVIRQNGRHLQYLGSGCIRTSEKELPGRLKQIYAGVTEIITQFQPDVFAIEQVFMARNADSALKLGQARGSAIVAAVNAELPVYEYAARLIKQAVTGTGGADKQQVQHMVQQMLKLPACPQADAADALGVAICHANTNKTLIALAGKATSARRGRYR; from the coding sequence ATGTCCATCATCTTGGGAATAGACCCAGGCTCTCGCATTACCGGTTATGGCGTGATTCGTCAAAATGGTCGTCATCTGCAATATTTAGGCAGTGGCTGTATTCGCACTTCTGAAAAAGAATTACCGGGACGTCTTAAGCAAATTTATGCCGGTGTAACGGAGATCATCACTCAGTTCCAACCGGACGTATTTGCGATTGAACAAGTGTTTATGGCGCGCAATGCGGATTCTGCACTCAAACTTGGCCAAGCGCGTGGCAGTGCCATTGTGGCGGCAGTAAATGCTGAGCTACCCGTCTACGAATATGCTGCACGTTTAATTAAACAAGCGGTGACGGGCACTGGCGGCGCTGACAAGCAACAAGTGCAACACATGGTTCAGCAGATGCTTAAGCTGCCAGCGTGCCCACAAGCTGACGCGGCCGATGCTCTCGGTGTGGCGATTTGTCATGCCAATACCAACAAAACACTGATTGCGCTTGCTGGCAAAGCGACCAGTGCGCGTCGTGGACGCTATCGTTAA
- the cydB gene encoding cytochrome d ubiquinol oxidase subunit II — MFDYEILRLIWWVLIGVLMIGFAITDGFDMGVGALVPIIGKSDNERRVMINSIAPHWDGNQVWLITAGGALFAAWPLVYAASFSGFYLAMILTLAALWLRPLGLDYRSKIEEPKWRRSWDIAISISGFVPPLIFGVAFGNLLQGVPFQLSDFMMPTYHGSFFGLLNPFALLCGLVSVFMILMQGSTWLQMKTTDELHVRARSVAQLMGLLTVAAFVAAGFWIQNMEGYVITTVIDHNAASNPLNKEVVREVGAWMNNFHTYPLMWAAPALGVFMPLLAVIASRFEKGGFAFLFSSLGNAGVILTAGFSMFPFIMPSSLEPSHSLTMWDATSSELTLNLMTAVAAVFVPIILGYTTWGYYKMFGRLDNKYIEDNKHSLY, encoded by the coding sequence ATGTTTGATTACGAAATCTTACGACTTATCTGGTGGGTGCTAATTGGCGTTCTAATGATAGGTTTTGCCATCACAGATGGTTTCGATATGGGCGTGGGTGCACTAGTGCCAATCATTGGTAAAAGTGACAATGAACGCCGTGTGATGATCAACTCGATCGCACCGCACTGGGACGGCAACCAAGTATGGCTAATCACCGCAGGTGGTGCGCTATTTGCAGCTTGGCCACTAGTATACGCAGCGTCATTCTCTGGTTTCTACCTAGCAATGATCTTGACGCTAGCTGCGCTATGGCTACGTCCGCTTGGTTTGGACTACCGTTCAAAAATTGAAGAGCCAAAATGGCGCCGTTCGTGGGATATCGCGATTTCAATCAGCGGTTTTGTTCCACCACTGATCTTCGGTGTGGCGTTTGGTAACCTTCTACAAGGCGTTCCATTCCAACTAAGTGACTTTATGATGCCGACTTACCACGGCTCATTCTTCGGTCTACTAAACCCATTTGCGCTGCTTTGTGGCCTAGTAAGTGTGTTTATGATTCTGATGCAAGGTTCTACTTGGCTACAAATGAAAACCACTGACGAACTGCATGTTCGCGCACGCTCTGTAGCTCAGCTTATGGGTCTACTAACAGTGGCAGCATTTGTTGCAGCTGGTTTCTGGATCCAAAACATGGAAGGTTACGTTATTACAACAGTAATCGACCACAACGCGGCTTCGAACCCTCTTAACAAAGAGGTAGTGCGTGAAGTAGGTGCGTGGATGAATAACTTCCACACTTACCCTCTAATGTGGGCTGCGCCTGCACTGGGTGTGTTTATGCCTCTTCTAGCGGTAATCGCATCACGCTTTGAGAAAGGTGGCTTTGCTTTCCTATTCTCAAGCCTAGGTAACGCGGGTGTTATCCTAACTGCTGGTTTCTCTATGTTCCCGTTCATCATGCCTTCAAGCCTTGAACCATCACATAGTTTGACCATGTGGGATGCAACGTCATCTGAGCTTACACTGAACCTAATGACAGCGGTTGCTGCTGTGTTCGTTCCAATCATTCTTGGTTACACCACTTGGGGTTACTACAAAATGTTTGGTCGCTTGGATAACAAGTATATTGAAGATAACAAACACTCACTTTACTAA
- the ruvB gene encoding Holliday junction branch migration DNA helicase RuvB, translating into MIEADRLIAPDNPSFRDEDVIDRAIRPKKLSDYQGQDHVRDQMEIFIKAANLRSEALDHLLIFGPPGLGKTTLANIVANEMGVNIRTTSGPVLEKAGDLAALLTNLEENDVLFIDEIHRLSPMVEEVLYPAMEDYQLDIMIGEGPAARSIKIDLPPFTLIGATTRAGSLTSPLRDRFGITQRLEYYKVADLQHIVQRSADCLGLSMESEGALEVARRARGTPRIANRLLRRVRDYAEVKADGHISADIADKALNMLDVDAEGFDYMDRKLLLAIMEKFGGGPVGLDNMAAAIGEEKDTIEDVLEPYLIQQGYLQRTPRGRIATDRAYLHFGIDK; encoded by the coding sequence ATGATTGAAGCTGACCGCCTAATTGCGCCAGATAATCCGAGTTTTCGTGATGAAGACGTGATAGATCGCGCGATTCGTCCAAAGAAGCTGTCTGATTACCAAGGACAGGATCATGTACGTGATCAAATGGAAATCTTCATTAAAGCCGCGAATTTGCGTAGTGAAGCGTTGGATCATCTGTTGATTTTTGGTCCTCCTGGCCTCGGTAAAACCACGTTGGCGAACATTGTGGCTAACGAAATGGGGGTGAATATTCGTACCACCTCTGGTCCTGTACTTGAAAAAGCAGGGGACTTGGCGGCGCTATTGACCAACCTTGAAGAAAACGATGTGTTGTTCATTGATGAAATTCACCGTTTAAGCCCAATGGTGGAAGAGGTACTTTACCCAGCGATGGAAGACTACCAGTTGGACATCATGATTGGTGAAGGCCCTGCGGCGCGATCGATCAAGATCGACTTACCACCTTTCACTCTAATTGGGGCGACCACTCGTGCCGGTTCTTTGACTTCGCCACTCCGTGACCGTTTTGGTATTACTCAACGTCTTGAGTACTACAAAGTGGCAGACCTGCAGCACATTGTGCAGCGCAGTGCGGATTGTTTAGGCTTATCGATGGAATCGGAAGGAGCGCTGGAAGTAGCGCGTCGTGCTCGCGGAACACCGCGTATTGCCAACCGTCTGTTACGCCGCGTTCGCGACTATGCCGAAGTGAAAGCGGATGGTCATATTAGCGCAGATATCGCCGATAAAGCACTAAACATGCTCGATGTAGACGCAGAAGGTTTCGATTACATGGACCGCAAACTGTTGCTTGCAATTATGGAAAAATTTGGCGGCGGCCCAGTTGGTTTAGATAATATGGCTGCGGCAATCGGTGAAGAGAAAGACACAATTGAAGACGTGTTAGAGCCATATTTAATTCAACAAGGGTATTTGCAACGTACCCCGCGTGGGCGTATTGCCACTGACCGCGCATATCTGCATTTCGGTATTGATAAGTAG
- the cydA gene encoding cytochrome ubiquinol oxidase subunit I: MIDIVDLSRLQFALTAMYHFLFVPLTLGMAFLLAIMESMYVMTNKQIYKDMTKFWGKLFGINFALGVATGLTMEFQFGTNWSYYSHYVGDIFGAPLAIEALVAFFLESTFVGLFFFGWDRLSKRQHLVVTWLVAIGSNFSALWILVANGWMQHPVGAEFNFETMRMEMVSFAEVVLNPVAQVKFVHTVASGYTTGAMFILGISSWYLLKGRDVAFARRSFAIAASFGMAAILSTIILGDESGYELGDVQKVKLAAIEAEWHTEPAPAAFTVVGFPSQDKMETEYAIKIPYVMGIIATRSLDTQVTGLVDLREQHVERIRNGMYAYELLEKLRAGDKSEANKAAFDEVKDDLGYGLLLKRYTDKVTDATESQIQAAADDSIPEVWPLFWSFRIMVGCGFVMLFVFGMAFIQTCRQKIEQKPWLLKAALFSIPLPWIAVEAGWFVAEFGRQPWAVGEILPVHVAASALTAGEIWTSLFAILALYTVFLIAEVYLMVKFARKGPSSLKTGRYHFEQNADSVEDKVSRQVEA, from the coding sequence ATGATTGACATAGTTGATCTATCGCGGTTGCAGTTCGCACTGACAGCGATGTATCACTTCCTATTTGTACCGTTGACTCTAGGTATGGCATTTTTACTTGCCATCATGGAATCGATGTACGTAATGACCAACAAGCAAATCTACAAGGACATGACTAAGTTCTGGGGTAAGCTTTTCGGTATTAACTTCGCTCTAGGTGTGGCAACAGGCCTAACCATGGAGTTCCAGTTTGGTACTAACTGGTCATATTACTCTCACTACGTTGGTGACATCTTCGGTGCACCGCTCGCCATTGAAGCTCTAGTAGCCTTTTTCTTAGAATCCACTTTCGTTGGCTTATTCTTCTTTGGTTGGGATCGCCTATCTAAGCGTCAACACCTTGTTGTAACTTGGTTAGTGGCAATCGGTTCGAACTTCTCAGCACTATGGATTCTTGTAGCAAACGGCTGGATGCAACACCCAGTGGGCGCAGAATTCAACTTCGAAACCATGCGTATGGAAATGGTGAGCTTTGCTGAAGTGGTTCTAAACCCAGTAGCACAGGTGAAATTCGTTCACACTGTAGCGTCAGGTTACACTACAGGTGCAATGTTCATTCTAGGCATCAGCTCATGGTATCTACTAAAAGGCCGTGATGTTGCGTTTGCACGCCGTTCATTTGCTATCGCAGCATCGTTCGGTATGGCAGCAATTCTGTCTACTATCATCCTTGGTGACGAATCAGGTTACGAACTAGGCGACGTGCAAAAAGTGAAGCTAGCAGCAATTGAGGCTGAATGGCACACTGAACCTGCACCAGCGGCGTTCACTGTTGTTGGTTTCCCAAGCCAAGATAAGATGGAAACAGAATACGCAATTAAGATCCCATACGTAATGGGTATCATTGCGACACGTTCTCTTGACACACAAGTAACGGGCCTAGTTGACCTTCGTGAACAACACGTTGAGCGTATCCGTAACGGTATGTACGCCTACGAGTTGCTTGAAAAACTACGCGCTGGTGATAAATCTGAAGCGAACAAAGCAGCGTTTGACGAAGTAAAAGATGACCTAGGTTACGGTCTACTTCTAAAACGTTACACCGACAAAGTAACGGATGCGACTGAATCGCAAATCCAAGCGGCTGCGGATGACTCTATCCCAGAAGTTTGGCCGCTATTCTGGTCATTCCGTATCATGGTTGGCTGTGGTTTCGTAATGCTATTCGTATTTGGTATGGCATTTATCCAAACTTGTCGTCAAAAAATCGAACAAAAACCTTGGCTACTTAAAGCGGCGCTATTCAGTATTCCACTACCATGGATTGCGGTTGAAGCAGGTTGGTTCGTGGCAGAATTTGGCCGTCAACCATGGGCAGTAGGTGAAATTCTACCGGTACATGTTGCGGCATCAGCTCTGACTGCTGGCGAAATCTGGACATCACTATTTGCCATCCTTGCGCTGTACACTGTGTTCTTAATTGCAGAAGTGTACCTAATGGTTAAATTCGCTCGCAAAGGTCCTAGCAGCCTGAAAACAGGTCGCTACCACTTTGAGCAAAACGCTGACTCTGTAGAAGACAAAGTTAGCCGCCAAGTAGAAGCATAA
- the cydX gene encoding cytochrome bd-I oxidase subunit CydX translates to MWYFAWILGVLLACAFGIINALWLEHTEMMDKDSE, encoded by the coding sequence ATGTGGTATTTCGCATGGATCCTAGGTGTACTACTTGCTTGTGCATTCGGTATCATCAACGCTCTTTGGTTAGAGCACACAGAAATGATGGACAAAGACAGTGAATAA
- the ybgE gene encoding cyd operon protein YbgE, giving the protein MNNLTDLMTKIHAPLDKAPLRVLSLVLGFFHVAMLMWNPHAYSEAIGGFNAFISPLLIWAVCSSMVFGLSFKPRNWYWQVLFSPYISLGILSYLTIAYVL; this is encoded by the coding sequence GTGAATAATCTCACTGACTTGATGACAAAAATACATGCGCCGTTAGATAAAGCTCCACTGCGAGTTTTATCTTTGGTGCTGGGCTTCTTCCATGTTGCGATGCTAATGTGGAACCCTCATGCTTATTCAGAAGCAATTGGTGGCTTTAACGCATTTATTTCACCATTGCTGATTTGGGCAGTGTGTTCAAGTATGGTGTTTGGCTTGTCTTTCAAACCAAGAAATTGGTATTGGCAGGTTTTATTTAGCCCATACATCAGTTTGGGCATCTTGAGCTACTTAACAATCGCTTACGTTTTGTAG
- the ruvA gene encoding Holliday junction branch migration protein RuvA, which translates to MIGRLRGILLEKQPPELLIEVNGIGYEVQMPMSCFYELPNIGEEAIIYTHFVVREDAQLLYGFNTVKERALFREVIKANGVGPKLGLGILSGMTATQFVACVEREDISTLVKLPGVGKKTAERLVVEMKDRLKGWSAGDLFTPFTDAAPLDNGLTPSQGNSEEEAVSALLALGYKPTQASKVVSQVIKPGMSSEELIREALKSMV; encoded by the coding sequence GTGATTGGACGTCTTCGTGGCATTCTGCTGGAAAAGCAACCTCCTGAACTCCTAATTGAAGTCAATGGCATTGGCTATGAAGTGCAAATGCCAATGAGCTGCTTCTATGAACTGCCAAATATTGGTGAAGAGGCGATCATTTACACCCATTTTGTGGTGCGTGAAGATGCACAATTGCTTTACGGATTTAACACTGTAAAAGAGCGTGCATTATTCCGAGAAGTGATCAAAGCGAACGGAGTAGGGCCAAAACTGGGTTTGGGTATTCTTTCTGGCATGACGGCGACTCAGTTCGTTGCGTGTGTTGAGCGTGAAGATATTTCAACGCTAGTAAAATTGCCGGGTGTGGGTAAGAAAACCGCTGAGCGCCTTGTGGTTGAAATGAAAGATCGCCTGAAAGGTTGGAGCGCGGGTGACTTGTTCACGCCGTTTACGGATGCGGCGCCGTTAGACAATGGCTTAACGCCATCTCAAGGTAACAGTGAAGAAGAAGCGGTAAGTGCGTTGCTGGCTCTGGGCTATAAACCAACGCAAGCATCTAAAGTCGTGTCTCAGGTGATCAAACCGGGAATGAGCAGTGAAGAGCTGATCCGCGAAGCGCTAAAATCAATGGTGTAA